Proteins from a single region of Gemmatimonadota bacterium:
- a CDS encoding GWxTD domain-containing protein, translating into MKHNRSSSGLPLQALAILALAAGIASAAQAVGAQRDGVRVRHARFWRGDATLLEGRIGLQVAAEASLSPARTVELVVRDAAGNTLHRESWEQSISARTLALAQQEGGIELTIPFTVALAAGSYAIGVASRGSGAADSVLAAVESFPSPPLLSDLVLSSGIRVLGAGEAATAAEMQKGRYAIEQGTRVTLTPFQPRLWYYFELYAPLGAAPAPVSLRFSVWPTAGRVQPLVRTERTSTLTPPGGVETGGLDLAGLPPGEYRLVVEAEAGGRQERRETEFTMAGFETQPLAPAAQPARAESREEALLERYFAAPLSDDATIRQFVEALIIATPAEPVAKSVRELSPDGQRRFLARYWARLDRTPATEAHELLEEWMGRVEYASRNYAERDIGRPGVQSDRGRIYLKYGEPDEKLAQPTSGNREVEIWKYTRQRHIKFAFLDESGFQHFRLVMTTDPFEASLPDWMERVADAELIRLILRF; encoded by the coding sequence GCGCGTCCGCCACGCTCGGTTCTGGCGCGGGGATGCCACCCTGCTCGAAGGCCGGATCGGCCTCCAGGTGGCGGCAGAGGCCAGCCTCAGCCCGGCCCGCACGGTCGAGCTGGTCGTGCGCGATGCTGCCGGCAACACGCTGCACCGCGAAAGCTGGGAGCAGTCCATCTCGGCCCGGACGCTGGCACTGGCGCAGCAGGAGGGCGGCATCGAGCTCACCATCCCCTTTACCGTGGCGCTCGCCGCCGGCTCCTACGCCATCGGTGTGGCCAGCCGCGGCAGCGGCGCCGCTGATTCCGTGCTGGCCGCAGTGGAATCGTTCCCTTCCCCGCCGCTCTTGTCGGATCTGGTGCTGAGCAGCGGCATCCGGGTGCTGGGCGCGGGCGAGGCGGCGACTGCCGCGGAGATGCAAAAGGGCCGCTACGCCATCGAGCAGGGCACGCGCGTCACGCTGACGCCATTCCAGCCCAGGCTCTGGTATTACTTCGAGCTGTATGCGCCCCTGGGCGCGGCGCCCGCGCCGGTATCGCTCCGCTTCTCCGTCTGGCCCACTGCCGGGCGCGTTCAGCCGCTGGTGCGAACCGAGCGTACTTCCACGTTGACGCCGCCGGGCGGCGTGGAGACGGGCGGCCTCGACCTGGCGGGGCTGCCGCCGGGCGAGTACCGGTTGGTGGTCGAGGCAGAGGCGGGCGGCCGCCAGGAGCGGCGCGAGACCGAGTTCACCATGGCGGGGTTCGAGACGCAGCCGCTCGCCCCGGCGGCGCAGCCGGCGCGGGCCGAGAGCCGCGAGGAGGCGTTGCTCGAGCGCTATTTCGCGGCGCCGCTGAGCGATGATGCTACGATCCGGCAGTTCGTGGAAGCGCTGATTATCGCGACGCCGGCCGAGCCGGTGGCCAAGTCGGTGCGCGAGCTTTCGCCGGATGGGCAGCGCCGCTTCCTGGCCAGATACTGGGCGCGGCTCGACCGCACGCCGGCCACCGAGGCGCACGAGCTGCTCGAGGAGTGGATGGGGCGGGTCGAGTACGCCAGTCGCAACTATGCCGAGCGAGACATCGGCCGGCCGGGCGTGCAGAGTGATCGTGGGCGGATCTACCTGAAGTACGGGGAGCCGGACGAGAAGCTGGCGCAGCCCACGTCCGGGAACCGCGAGGTCGAGATCTGGAAGTACACGCGTCAGCGCCACATCAAGTTCGCGTTCCTGGACGAGTCGGGGTTCCAACATTTCCGGCTGGTCATGACCACGGATCCCTTCGAGGCGAGTCTGCCGGACTGGATGGAGCGGGTCGCGGACGCCGAGCTGATCCGGCTGATCCTGAGATTCTGA